A genomic stretch from Streptomyces sp. QL37 includes:
- a CDS encoding PPOX class F420-dependent oxidoreductase encodes METIRELEPFVKQYTVLLSSRRPDGSAARTPVSIAVEGDHAYIRTFSSAWKVDRMRNHPVVEIAPCTVRGAPTGPPVKAWARLLPQDSKENTHAARTLSRKYPALQGVAVPLTHRLKRDRTLHYELRPFTDDV; translated from the coding sequence ATGGAGACGATCCGTGAGCTAGAGCCTTTCGTGAAGCAGTACACCGTCCTGCTCAGCAGCCGCAGGCCGGACGGATCAGCTGCCAGGACCCCCGTCAGCATCGCCGTCGAGGGGGACCACGCCTACATCCGTACGTTCTCCTCGGCCTGGAAGGTCGACCGGATGCGCAACCATCCGGTGGTGGAGATCGCCCCGTGCACCGTGCGGGGCGCGCCGACGGGGCCGCCGGTGAAGGCGTGGGCGCGGCTCCTGCCGCAGGACTCGAAGGAGAACACCCACGCTGCCCGGACGCTCTCCCGGAAGTACCCGGCGCTCCAGGGCGTGGCCGTCCCGCTCACCCACCGGCTGAAGCGCGACCGCACGCTGCACTACGAACTGCGGCCGTTCACCGACGACGTCTGA
- a CDS encoding TetR/AcrR family transcriptional regulator — MVDVPVEQLTGAVDGVRTRARGQLLDAGLELFGVYGYAQTSEYALCATAGVTEEVFRNEFGSREGLLMALHNQITTAGLRASEVALLSEGMDDCPLEQRFRRLFDAYVSAVTRDLREARVTFVEVLGVSPAVDAHCKRWRDLWTDFLTGEAERAAVRGEVEERDHRVVVMVMVGTVHELMAHHARRPRRARPDEVSEELTKLGLAMLGIEMAG, encoded by the coding sequence GTGGTGGATGTCCCGGTGGAGCAACTGACCGGCGCGGTCGACGGTGTGCGTACGCGGGCCCGTGGACAGCTCCTCGACGCAGGCCTGGAGCTGTTCGGGGTGTACGGATACGCGCAGACGTCGGAGTACGCCCTGTGTGCGACGGCCGGAGTGACGGAGGAGGTGTTCCGGAACGAGTTCGGCTCCCGGGAGGGCCTGCTGATGGCCCTGCACAACCAGATCACGACAGCCGGACTGCGGGCGTCCGAAGTGGCCCTCCTCTCCGAGGGGATGGACGACTGCCCGCTGGAGCAGCGCTTCCGGCGGCTCTTCGACGCGTACGTGTCGGCGGTGACCCGCGACCTGCGAGAGGCGCGGGTGACGTTCGTCGAGGTGCTCGGTGTGAGCCCGGCCGTGGACGCGCACTGCAAGCGGTGGCGCGACCTGTGGACCGACTTCCTGACCGGCGAGGCCGAACGCGCCGCTGTGCGCGGCGAGGTGGAGGAGCGGGACCACCGGGTCGTGGTGATGGTGATGGTGGGTACGGTCCACGAGCTCATGGCGCACCACGCCCGCCGCCCGCGCAGGGCCCGGCCCGACGAGGTGTCGGAGGAGCTGACCAAGCTGGGACTCGCGATGCTCGGGATCGAGATGGCGGGCTGA
- a CDS encoding GDSL-type esterase/lipase family protein, translating to MAQVSTVTSQAGAVIGHDVAMRFLFVGDSMTIGRSGDFTWRYRMWQHLDATLGDGGYAITGPRTALYDTEANAPLSHAYADPAFPAPARRHLAGWGEGWLHMAPAIADTVTAARADVLLVSLGLIDLGFYTDSTQTAANAREFIAAARTANPRIRLVLLPVIPNIRAESDAPFAAECDRFNSLLAKAVADLDAPSSPILLASHPVDYDIHTDTYDGTHPGPTGEHKLAGAFADAMHQAWGVGGPYAEALAAA from the coding sequence ATGGCACAAGTGTCCACCGTCACGTCGCAGGCCGGAGCGGTGATCGGCCATGATGTCGCCATGCGTTTTCTCTTCGTCGGTGACTCCATGACCATCGGGCGTTCCGGCGACTTCACCTGGCGCTACCGCATGTGGCAGCACCTCGACGCGACCCTCGGTGACGGCGGGTACGCGATCACCGGCCCGCGTACGGCGCTGTACGACACCGAGGCGAACGCCCCGCTCTCCCACGCCTACGCCGACCCGGCCTTCCCCGCGCCCGCCCGCCGGCACCTGGCCGGCTGGGGCGAGGGCTGGCTCCACATGGCCCCGGCCATCGCGGACACGGTCACGGCGGCCCGCGCCGACGTCCTGCTGGTCTCGCTCGGCCTGATAGACCTCGGCTTCTACACGGACAGCACGCAGACGGCCGCGAACGCCCGGGAGTTCATCGCCGCGGCCCGCACGGCCAACCCGCGGATCAGGCTGGTTCTGCTCCCCGTCATCCCGAACATACGGGCGGAGTCCGACGCCCCCTTCGCCGCCGAGTGCGACCGTTTCAACTCGCTGCTCGCGAAGGCGGTCGCCGACCTGGACGCCCCGTCGTCCCCGATCCTGCTGGCCTCGCACCCCGTGGACTACGACATCCACACGGACACCTACGACGGCACCCACCCCGGCCCCACGGGCGAACACAAACTGGCCGGAGCCTTCGCCGACGCGATGCACCAGGCCTGGGGCGTGGGCGGCCCGTACGCGGAAGCGCTGGCGGCGGCCTGA
- a CDS encoding endonuclease/exonuclease/phosphatase family protein translates to MRYGRAPGWSWKRGRVTALLCLLAAVLLVFPGLVPNTPGHVGSLMETFLPWLGLAVPVLLVPAVLRRSLLASAALLLPVAAWAALFGGLLFSWGQAPEGTFTVVQHNVSDVNPDPAATARALAGTGAGIVALEELTAPALPAFEAAMAADYPHHATKGTVGLWSKYPLTGVRLVDIRPEGVGEGWDRGLRATARTPRGDVAVYVAHLPSVRIGATGLTSGRRDESAALLGEAIAAEPLDRVILLGDLNSTLDDRGLEPVSSLMDAPGRGLAFSWPAKFPVARIDQVLTRSATVTRVRSLPATGSDHLPIAADIRF, encoded by the coding sequence ATGCGGTACGGGCGGGCGCCGGGCTGGAGCTGGAAGCGGGGCCGTGTGACCGCCCTGCTCTGTCTCCTGGCGGCCGTCCTGCTGGTCTTCCCGGGCCTGGTCCCCAACACCCCGGGCCACGTCGGGAGCCTGATGGAGACCTTCCTCCCGTGGCTGGGACTGGCCGTCCCCGTCCTGCTGGTCCCCGCGGTCCTGCGCCGCTCGCTCCTGGCGTCGGCGGCGCTGCTGCTGCCCGTGGCCGCCTGGGCCGCGCTCTTCGGGGGTCTGCTGTTCTCCTGGGGCCAGGCACCGGAGGGCACGTTCACGGTGGTCCAGCACAACGTCAGCGATGTGAACCCCGACCCGGCCGCCACCGCGCGCGCGTTGGCCGGGACGGGCGCCGGCATCGTCGCCCTGGAGGAGCTGACGGCTCCGGCCCTGCCCGCCTTCGAGGCCGCCATGGCCGCGGACTACCCCCACCACGCGACGAAGGGCACGGTCGGCCTCTGGTCGAAGTACCCCCTCACCGGCGTACGGCTGGTGGACATCAGGCCGGAGGGCGTGGGCGAGGGCTGGGACCGGGGCCTGCGGGCCACCGCCCGTACACCGCGGGGCGACGTCGCCGTGTACGTCGCGCACCTGCCCTCGGTCCGGATCGGCGCGACCGGGCTCACCTCCGGCCGGCGGGACGAGAGCGCCGCACTCCTGGGCGAGGCCATCGCCGCCGAGCCGCTGGACCGGGTGATCCTCCTCGGTGACCTCAACAGCACGCTGGACGACCGGGGGCTGGAGCCGGTGAGCTCGCTGATGGACGCCCCGGGCCGGGGCCTCGCGTTCAGCTGGCCCGCGAAGTTCCCGGTGGCCCGGATCGACCAGGTCCTCACCCGGTCCGCGACCGTCACCCGCGTCCGGTCGCTGCCCGCCACCGGCAGCGACCACCTGCCGATAGCGGCGGACATCAGGTTCTGA
- a CDS encoding histidine phosphatase family protein translates to MRLLLIRHGQTPSNVKRLLDTAEPGPALTPLGQEQAAALPDALAAERIDALYASTLLRTQLTAAPLAARTGLEVRVREGLRELSAGDLEMRGDDQAVETYMTTAFAWSAGDTGLRMPGGENGVEALRRYDAVVEEAAGTGAGTVAMVSHGAAIRMWVAARATNVDVGFASARALRNTGIVILSGAPGEGWRALHWEGRAVGAEDSGIGTTGPAGEPVDGAEA, encoded by the coding sequence ATGCGGCTGCTGCTCATTCGCCACGGTCAGACCCCTTCCAACGTCAAGCGTCTGCTGGACACCGCCGAGCCGGGCCCCGCCCTGACACCGCTGGGCCAGGAGCAGGCGGCGGCGCTCCCGGACGCGCTGGCGGCGGAGAGGATCGACGCCCTCTACGCCTCCACCCTGCTCCGCACCCAGCTCACCGCGGCACCGCTGGCGGCGCGGACGGGGCTGGAGGTCCGGGTGCGGGAGGGGCTCCGGGAGCTGTCCGCCGGGGACCTCGAGATGCGCGGCGACGACCAGGCGGTCGAGACCTACATGACCACCGCCTTCGCCTGGTCGGCGGGGGACACCGGGCTCCGCATGCCGGGCGGGGAGAACGGCGTGGAGGCGCTGCGGCGTTACGACGCCGTCGTCGAGGAGGCCGCGGGCACCGGGGCCGGGACCGTGGCCATGGTCAGCCATGGCGCCGCCATCCGCATGTGGGTGGCGGCCCGGGCCACGAACGTCGACGTCGGCTTCGCCTCCGCACGCGCGCTGCGGAACACCGGGATCGTCATCCTCTCCGGTGCGCCCGGCGAGGGCTGGCGGGCGCTGCACTGGGAAGGCCGGGCGGTCGGTGCGGAGGACAGCGGCATCGGGACGACGGGCCCGGCGGGCGAGCCCGTCGACGGTGCGGAGGCCTGA
- a CDS encoding cupin domain-containing protein — translation MSTPPVPVVLADRLAQFSELWSPKIVAGVNDYEVKLAKVKGEFVWHTHEDTDELFLVVTGRLTIRLRDGDVTLDPGELFVVPRGVEHCPVAEEETAILLLEPAGTVNTGDAGGPMTRQAEVLG, via the coding sequence ATGTCCACGCCTCCCGTCCCCGTCGTACTCGCCGACAGGCTCGCGCAGTTCAGTGAGCTCTGGTCACCGAAGATCGTGGCGGGCGTCAACGACTACGAGGTGAAACTCGCCAAGGTGAAGGGCGAGTTCGTCTGGCACACCCACGAGGACACCGACGAACTCTTCCTGGTCGTCACCGGCCGGCTGACCATCCGGCTCCGGGACGGCGACGTCACGCTCGACCCCGGCGAGCTCTTCGTCGTCCCCCGCGGCGTGGAACACTGCCCGGTGGCCGAGGAGGAGACCGCCATCCTGCTGCTCGAACCGGCCGGGACGGTCAACACCGGCGACGCGGGCGGGCCGATGACCAGGCAGGCCGAGGTCCTCGGCTGA
- a CDS encoding DUF4429 domain-containing protein has protein sequence MADIISRDGTWSFDGDTVRIVPGSKVHPVRQELGELAVPLHAVAGVSFEPDRKGGRLRLRLRTGACPVLRAADGRLKDAADPYQLVVEKDRTGVAEYLVDEIRNALLIEQVPDGPVDRFLLPGPSLPVSGGGGDGTASFDGETVRLTWNWKAEESKAAGGAVTLPLPEVTGVRWMPAIGLENGSLRFDRGGSVSASPAKFDPYSLDLWGLSKREYTAVLVAAAVLVRMPGPAEPALPLEAAPAPGPAPSADDHDVLLRRLRELGELRAAGILTDDEFAVAKQAVLKRL, from the coding sequence ATGGCGGACATCATCTCGCGCGACGGCACGTGGAGTTTCGACGGGGACACGGTGCGCATCGTCCCGGGCAGCAAGGTGCACCCCGTGCGGCAGGAACTCGGCGAGCTGGCCGTCCCGTTGCACGCGGTCGCGGGGGTCTCCTTCGAGCCGGACCGCAAGGGCGGCCGTCTGCGTCTGCGGCTGCGCACCGGCGCCTGCCCCGTCCTGCGGGCCGCGGACGGCCGGCTGAAGGACGCCGCCGACCCGTACCAGCTCGTGGTGGAGAAGGACCGCACGGGCGTGGCGGAGTACCTCGTCGACGAGATACGCAACGCCCTGCTCATCGAGCAGGTGCCCGACGGGCCGGTGGACCGCTTCCTGCTGCCGGGACCTTCGCTGCCGGTGTCGGGCGGCGGCGGGGACGGCACGGCGTCCTTCGACGGGGAGACGGTCCGCCTCACCTGGAACTGGAAGGCCGAGGAGTCGAAGGCCGCGGGCGGCGCGGTCACCCTGCCGCTGCCGGAGGTGACCGGGGTGCGCTGGATGCCCGCCATCGGGCTGGAGAACGGCTCCCTGCGCTTCGACCGGGGAGGCTCCGTCTCGGCCTCGCCCGCCAAGTTCGACCCGTACTCCCTCGATCTGTGGGGGCTGTCGAAGCGGGAGTACACCGCGGTCCTGGTCGCCGCCGCCGTGCTCGTACGGATGCCGGGACCCGCCGAGCCCGCCCTCCCGCTCGAAGCCGCCCCGGCGCCCGGGCCCGCCCCGTCCGCCGACGACCATGACGTCCTGCTGCGGCGGCTCCGCGAACTCGGCGAGCTGCGCGCGGCCGGCATCCTCACCGACGACGAGTTCGCCGTCGCGAAACAGGCCGTGCTGAAGCGGCTCTGA
- a CDS encoding serine hydrolase domain-containing protein, with protein sequence MHVSAGRRRRLLVATGLAVALLTASTGPTAAARPQPAGPLQQQVDAVHDTGTVGVAAEVTAPHTRDSARAGTARRGTGEPMPRNGRFRIGSSTKTFTAAVVLQLVGEGRMSLEDTVEQWLPGVVRGNGNDGSRITVRELLRHTSGIHDVGPEIPALNSADGYRAERFRSYTAESLVRQAMRHSPEFPPDDDDWSYSNTNYVLAAMIIHKVTGRSWEREVKDRIIRPLGLRDTSTPRAFPYILGPHAQAYTAFDTGTGTGTDVTVLNPSMAVGSGSVISTTHDLTRFYAALLGGRLLAPAQLDEMTATVPAPELGVDYGLGLAELPLSCGGSYFGHRGELLGYLTWGGVTRDGSRTAVVYVTGGGGPHTEEAMTALVDRELCRAR encoded by the coding sequence ATGCACGTATCAGCCGGGCGCCGCCGACGCCTGCTGGTCGCGACCGGTCTGGCCGTGGCCCTGCTCACCGCATCGACCGGGCCGACGGCGGCGGCGAGGCCGCAGCCGGCCGGTCCGCTCCAGCAGCAGGTGGACGCGGTCCACGACACCGGGACCGTCGGTGTGGCCGCCGAGGTGACGGCGCCGCACACACGTGACAGCGCGCGCGCCGGGACGGCCCGGAGGGGCACCGGGGAGCCGATGCCCCGGAACGGACGATTTCGGATCGGCAGCTCCACCAAGACCTTCACCGCCGCGGTCGTGCTGCAACTCGTCGGCGAGGGGCGGATGTCCCTGGAGGACACCGTCGAGCAGTGGCTGCCGGGAGTCGTCCGGGGCAACGGCAACGACGGCAGCCGGATCACCGTGCGGGAACTTCTGCGGCACACCAGCGGGATCCATGACGTCGGGCCGGAGATACCCGCGTTGAACAGCGCGGACGGCTATCGGGCCGAGCGGTTCCGCAGCTACACCGCCGAGAGCCTGGTGAGGCAGGCGATGCGGCACTCTCCCGAATTCCCCCCGGACGACGACGACTGGTCGTACTCCAACACCAACTACGTTCTCGCCGCGATGATCATCCACAAGGTCACCGGCCGGAGCTGGGAGCGGGAGGTGAAGGACCGGATCATCCGCCCGCTGGGGCTGAGGGACACCAGCACGCCCCGCGCCTTCCCGTACATCCTGGGCCCCCACGCCCAGGCCTACACCGCGTTCGACACCGGCACCGGCACCGGCACCGATGTCACGGTGCTCAACCCGAGCATGGCCGTCGGAAGCGGCTCGGTCATCAGCACCACGCACGACCTGACCCGGTTCTACGCCGCGCTGCTCGGCGGCCGTCTGCTGGCTCCGGCACAGCTCGACGAGATGACGGCCACCGTGCCGGCGCCCGAGCTGGGCGTGGACTACGGACTCGGGCTGGCCGAGCTCCCGCTGTCCTGTGGCGGCAGCTACTTCGGGCACAGGGGCGAACTGCTCGGCTACCTCACCTGGGGCGGCGTCACCCGCGACGGGAGCCGGACCGCCGTGGTGTACGTCACCGGTGGCGGCGGCCCGCACACCGAGGAGGCCATGACCGCGCTGGTGGACCGGGAGCTGTGCCGGGCCCGCTGA
- a CDS encoding GNAT family N-acetyltransferase: MQVNGAPEPFSTSRLDALPLDVAHAEEMAAVLFDPALHTYTGGTPEDAGTLRARYERQGAGSPDPAERWWNWVLRVRADGCLAGYVQATVRGTRAEVAWVVGTPWQGRGYAKEAAVGLVRHLLDQGSVRTVVAHIHPGHAASAAVASAAGLLPTGEWEDGEVRWRYDVSRDAAPGRVADSGHGP; this comes from the coding sequence ATGCAGGTCAACGGGGCCCCCGAGCCCTTCTCCACCTCCCGTCTCGACGCGCTCCCGCTCGACGTCGCGCACGCGGAGGAGATGGCTGCGGTCCTCTTCGACCCCGCCCTGCACACCTACACAGGAGGCACGCCGGAGGACGCCGGCACCCTGCGCGCCCGCTACGAGCGCCAGGGCGCCGGCTCCCCCGACCCCGCCGAACGCTGGTGGAACTGGGTTCTCCGGGTACGTGCCGACGGATGCCTGGCCGGCTATGTCCAGGCCACCGTGCGCGGGACGCGGGCGGAGGTCGCCTGGGTGGTCGGGACCCCGTGGCAGGGCAGGGGTTATGCCAAGGAGGCGGCGGTCGGCCTGGTCCGGCACCTGCTGGACCAGGGCTCCGTCCGTACCGTCGTCGCCCACATCCACCCCGGCCACGCGGCGTCCGCCGCCGTGGCCTCGGCCGCGGGGCTGCTGCCGACGGGCGAGTGGGAGGACGGCGAGGTGCGGTGGCGGTACGACGTCTCCCGGGACGCCGCACCGGGCCGGGTGGCGGACTCCGGACACGGTCCCTGA